tGTGGCCTGTGGGGGCTGCCGGTCGCTTTCAGGCGAGGCTGCCCTTACATCTCGCGTCAAGCGAGACATAGGCGCGTCATTCGACCCCCATGACGAACCAAACGGCTCCCCTCGCGATGGATCACCCAATAATAAGGTCCATAAGAAATAAGGTCCATAAGAAATAACTATACTGCAATACAATGTGATCACACTAAACACCATCCTAGACAAATAATTAATCATATAGCAAGTGAAACAAGTTTGACTCACCACTCAAAAATACTTTCTCTGTTCCAGTACGAatcacatatggatgtatatagatgcatttaaagtgtagattcactcattttactctcaatatactccctccgtctcataatataagaacgaTTTTGATATTAGTGTAGTGtaaaaaatgttcttatattatgagacagaGGAAGTAGTttatagtgaaatctctacaaaaacttatatttagcaacggagggagtagaagagTTCAAACACTCCATATGAGCTCCATCTAGCAGGAGAAGATTGCCTAAAAAATTCTACTCTGgcaggagaagaagaaagaaaggcACTGACTAGAAGCCGGAAATCCTCCGGAGCACGAACATGCCGAAGCCGATGCCGAGGAACGTGGCGATGGAGATCCCGAAGATGCCGACGAGGATGCCGGGCACGACGAGCGAGCTCCACCCCTTCGCCGTGGCCATGGCGGCGGCCGTGGTCGGCCCGCCGACGTTGGCGTTGGACGCGACGAGCAGCTGCTTCCTGTCCAGCCCGGCCAGCCTCCCGGCCCCGAGCACCACGGCGAGGTGCACGGCCACCTGCACAGCGGCGAACGCGAACACGGCGGGCGCCTTGGTCACCGCGTCCACCACGCTGCCGTTGGCGCCCACCACCGCGAAGAACACCTGCATCAGGATCAGCGCCATGGTCTCGCCGGACGGCGCGAGTCTCCCCAGCGCGCCCGGGAACGCCGTCGCCAGGAGCACCACCAGCGCCGTCACGCACGGCAGAGTGCCGCCGGCGGCCACGCCCAGCCCCGCCGCGATCGCCGTGCCGGCCCTGCAGATCGCGAACGACAGCGCcagcgccgcgccgccgtgcaGCACGGACATGCCGCCCCGGGGCTCGCCCCCGCCGCCGTCCTCCGGGGACGAGGCGCTCTTGGCCTCCGGCGGTATCTTGGACGCCAGCGCGAAGAGGGCCGTGAAGTAGAGCGCGGAGATGAGGTTGTCCGCCGCCACGCCCGCCGCCACCACCGACGGCGTCGTGCCCAGCGCCTCCGAGATCGCCACGAAATTCACCGCTGCCGCCGCCATGATCACATCACAGTGCGTTCGTCAGACATGATCGATCAAATGCATCCATCAGTTTACATCTAGCAAATCCATTACCTCCGCCAATGTAGCTCCCCATGAGAGCGGCGGCGATCTTCCAGCCATCCTGGCCCAGCGACCTCATCGGGAACAGCAGATAAGCCACCGTCGTGCCGATTACAGTTGCAACTACATCCAATTTGAACCATAAGATTAATTGGACATGATCTTTCTTTCCCAAGTTCATCCTAAATAAACTAGTATCTCAGTGAGAGTAGCCATGGATTTCCTCAACTGTTTCTGTTAATTAAGAAAAGAAGGGTCTTTTGGGCCTACCTGATCCGATGAGGAAGGCCTTGAGGAGGTCGCCGGTGGTGCGGACGACGCGGCGGAGGTCGGCGCCGAGGAGCAGGAGCGGGACAGCGACGGGGAGCAGGTACTCCATGACGACGGCCTGCGCGGGCGCGCCGGGCGCCACCAGCCccgccgacgacgccgccaggcccGCCAGGATGCTCACCAGCGCCCCGCTCAGCGCCGCGCCCCACGCCGTCCGCTCCTCCGCCCTGACCAACACATACATGGACGGATCACTCCTACTCCTCCACGGCGGCGACGGACGTGCGCGAGCTGAGGGGCCTCGGCCGGCAGGTCAGGTGGTTTGCGTGTCGGTTACCAGGTGCCGAAGGCCGCGGCGGAGAGGAGGAACGCCCAGTTGCCCCACTGGTCGCCGGGCGCGATGACGGGCACGGCTCGGAGCGGCCGGACATGCCGGAGCCGAGACAGGCACTCGCTGCCGCCGCCGTCACGCGAGAGGCGACGGAGCGGCAATCGCGGTGACCGAGGCGCTGGCAGCCAGAGACTGTCGGGGCAGCGGCGTAGGAGGaggtggcgcggcggcgagggggagGGGAGGAGCGGGGAGGCGGCCAACGGCGCCATGCCTGCCGGCCGCGCGTGACAAATCCTCTGTCTGTTGTGGCGCGGCAACGGCAGCGCTGGGCCAAGTGTTCTCCCTCTTCTCGCTCGTGAGGTAGACCCAACCAACTGCCAAAATAACATTTGAGAAGTGATGGCGACATTGTTGTCTTCTTGTTTCGCATCTGATGATTTTTGTTGTCTTCTGTACTAACTAcgctactactactactatgttattccctctgtaaataaataatTATACGTTTTAGATCACTAACAAAGACCTAAAGCGTCTTATAAttgtttacggagggagtacctatGAGAAACAAATAACATATAAGAGCATCTTCAGCCGTTCAGCCCTTCAGGGTGCCGAAAAAGAGCGGCCTGGGGGCGAACCGGCGCTAGATCGGCCCCTGGGGGCGACCTAGCTCCCAGCCACGCCCCAGGCGCCGCCGCCCCAACCCGCGGCAAATTCAAACGTAGTCATTCCCGCTCACAAAATAGACGTCACAGTTCGGCGATCATGCGACCACAGTGCGGCGATCGAATGAAAAGTTCGGCGTACAAAAAGCAGAAAGGACGCGCGTGCGCATCAGACGGCGAGGTCGGCTTCCGGCGTCGGCGGAGTCGGCGTACGCGGGCTTGGCGGCGTCGGCGTGGCTTCTGTGCTGCGGGGAGTCTCGGCGGCATCATCGCTCGGGCTAGGCGGGGGCGTCGGTGTGGGCGTGGGCGTGCTCGAGGAAAGCTGGTTCAGGATGAGGCCACGCTCCGCCAAGTACCACGCCTTGAACGCCTCGTCGTTGCTCTGGAGCATGTCAGCCCCGCCCAGTAGTAAAGCCAGGTCGGTGTTTCTCTTCTTCGCAGAGACGTTAGTCCGGAGTAGGTCGAGCTTGGCGGCGCTGCTCGACATCAACGCCGACCACCGCGCGTCGGTCTTCTCTTCACGAAAGACGGCCCGGGCCTGTGCGTCGGCGAGGCAGTGCTTGATGGACTCCTGCACTCGAGCGGTGGCCGCGTCGGCGTGTTTCCCCTTCTTGGCACCTTTGTTGCCGTTCGGTCGCCCTTCTGACGCGGCCGGAGTCGGCGCGTCCGGCTTGTAGGTCTCATTGGCCTTGTCGAGGGTGCGCCGGACTTCCACCCACTTCTCGCACTTGTCAATGCGCTTGTAAACGTGAATGTACTTGAATTCGGCGTCGCTGTTGCCCTGCCGATACAGGGCGAACATGCGCAGCAACTCCGCGGAGGAACAAACAGTTGGCGGGCGCAAACGGCGAAGAGAGGCGGGAGACCGGCGTGGCATACCTGATCCTCAACGCTGGCGCCGCTCTCCGGGCGAGCCGCGACCTCCTCGACGACCGCATGCCATTTGTTGCACGCCCCCTGGATACGCCCCCAATGGTTCGCCATCTCCTTCAACCCGCGCTGCATGTAGATGCCTTTGAAGTAGGGGTCGACGAGCTTGCGCTCGTCGAACCCGGCCTTGATGCGCTCCCAGTACGTCTCGATGCTCTGGTTCGTGCCGGTGGTCGGGTCGAGGCAGACGACTTTCCATGCTTCGGCGAGGCATTCCTCCTCCTTGGACGCCAACTTGATGCACGGCTTGCCTGACCT
This sequence is a window from Aegilops tauschii subsp. strangulata cultivar AL8/78 chromosome 7, Aet v6.0, whole genome shotgun sequence. Protein-coding genes within it:
- the LOC109771857 gene encoding uncharacterized protein; its protein translation is MAPLAASPLLPSPSPPRHLLLRRCPDSLWLPAPRSPRLPLRRLSRDGGGSECLSRLRHVRPLRAVPVIAPGDQWGNWAFLLSAAAFGTWAEERTAWGAALSGALVSILAGLAASSAGLVAPGAPAQAVVMEYLLPVAVPLLLLGADLRRVVRTTGDLLKAFLIGSVATVIGTTVAYLLFPMRSLGQDGWKIAAALMGSYIGGAVNFVAISEALGTTPSVVAAGVAADNLISALYFTALFALASKIPPEAKSASSPEDGGGGEPRGGMSVLHGGAALALSFAICRAGTAIAAGLGVAAGGTLPCVTALVVLLATAFPGALGRLAPSGETMALILMQVFFAVVGANGSVVDAVTKAPAVFAFAAVQVAVHLAVVLGAGRLAGLDRKQLLVASNANVGGPTTAAAMATAKGWSSLVVPGILVGIFGISIATFLGIGFGMFVLRRISGF